The Bacteroidota bacterium genome contains a region encoding:
- a CDS encoding glycosyltransferase family 4 protein gives MPKIKVLYIHQDGLITGSAISLRHFLSAINRDSFEPVVLLAQEGPARQLYEELGIEVIVHAFKRFWTFPGPNWYSPTNFKQLKALLPDKQLAAFIKKINPAIIHINDKASINAGISMKGAGIPIVQHSRSSYCITAAKINKWLSASAISRFADAVIAISEDETDGHEGVKNLHIINNTVPQSQIAEAIAQKRDKRKELNIADNDIVVGMVADISAKKGAWDFMEMAAALVNKYPEKPLKFLMVGRVAESGQTPLNDGKSSPLSPKQYVEQFIANNNLKGKILVTGFRKDALAIMSGLDVLVVANHNGVMGRQPIEAQALGISTVVTQGHSGKSTILKNGFAGYVISNPVKQTELLTSIEDLINHPEKRAEFGKHGQQYAAERFNPIINMGKIEGIYKELLQAN, from the coding sequence ATGCCAAAAATAAAAGTACTATACATACACCAAGACGGCTTGATAACCGGCTCGGCAATCAGTTTACGGCATTTTCTTTCAGCAATCAACCGTGATAGCTTTGAACCTGTAGTATTGCTTGCGCAAGAAGGCCCAGCACGTCAGTTGTACGAAGAATTAGGGATAGAGGTTATTGTACATGCGTTTAAACGTTTTTGGACATTTCCGGGGCCCAATTGGTATAGCCCTACTAACTTTAAACAGCTAAAGGCCCTATTGCCTGATAAGCAACTGGCAGCCTTTATAAAAAAGATTAATCCTGCTATTATCCATATTAACGATAAAGCATCTATAAATGCGGGTATCAGCATGAAAGGTGCTGGTATTCCCATTGTGCAGCACTCACGCAGTTCTTATTGCATAACTGCTGCAAAAATTAATAAATGGCTAAGTGCATCGGCTATTAGCAGATTTGCCGATGCGGTTATAGCCATCTCAGAAGATGAAACCGACGGACATGAAGGGGTTAAAAACCTTCATATAATAAATAATACCGTTCCCCAGTCACAAATTGCAGAGGCTATTGCGCAAAAACGAGACAAGCGCAAGGAGCTAAATATAGCTGACAATGATATTGTGGTTGGTATGGTGGCTGATATAAGTGCCAAAAAAGGGGCATGGGATTTCATGGAAATGGCAGCTGCATTGGTGAACAAATACCCTGAAAAACCGTTGAAATTTTTAATGGTGGGCAGGGTAGCCGAAAGCGGCCAAACCCCTTTAAATGATGGTAAATCATCACCGCTTAGCCCAAAGCAATATGTTGAGCAGTTTATTGCAAACAACAATTTGAAGGGTAAAATACTGGTAACAGGATTTAGAAAAGACGCCTTGGCTATAATGTCGGGGCTAGATGTGTTGGTGGTTGCTAACCACAATGGTGTGATGGGCCGCCAGCCAATAGAAGCGCAAGCCTTGGGCATATCAACCGTGGTTACGCAAGGGCATAGCGGAAAATCAACTATACTTAAAAATGGGTTTGCCGGCTATGTAATATCAAATCCTGTGAAGCAAACAGAATTGCTCACTTCAATAGAAGACCTGATAAACCATCCCGAAAAGCGGGCAGAGTTTGGAAAGCATGGTCAACAATACGCTGCTGAGAGATTTAACCCCATAATTAATATGGGTAAGATTGAGGGAATTTACAAAGAATTGTTACAAGCAAATTGA
- the asnB gene encoding asparagine synthase (glutamine-hydrolyzing): MCGIAGIAGAENHVALQAMVKAMHHRGPDDNGTWDGGNVHLGMARLSIIDLSAAGHQPMFSPDGRYVMVYNGETYSFAEERKKLEAEGVSFISRSDTEVILHLYIKYKEQCVKYLRGMFAFAVWDKQENQLFIARDHLGIKPLLFSYNNGVLVFCSEMKGMLASGLVPRKLSKQGLSLYLQKGYIAPPYTAVENVQMLKPGHSLTWKVGSAPVIRPYWDIEKNPVAANSYNDAVKSVRQMVLDAVDEELVSDVPLGVFLSGGLDSSVVVGAMKALGTPRIDTFSVGFEADDLDETTDAEESAKHFGTNHHKVIVGDREVTDAFDHFIFGIDQPSVDGLNTYLVSKATKKNVTVALSGLGGDELFIGYSWQHKFHKSPQSANIIGGLLAPFGGAVAAMGSIGKKVKGRFIDYSSTQQYYKNIHRLYSEEFLQSSLRASLGSVSHSGLLEETVEQYPLQNGYTRLQQVAKQDLRYFMGARLLRDSDAVAMAHSLEVRFPLIDYRLVEYVWNLPDAYKVHHNLDMAALNKGFEQTLSYREGGVKKLLFDAFESELPANFDKRSKRGFKMPFEKWMRGLLADRVNEGISKLSGVIFTPQATQTLLNNWQSGKMPWNKAWALVVLQAWMEQNKIEV; this comes from the coding sequence ATGTGCGGAATAGCAGGAATAGCAGGCGCTGAAAACCATGTTGCCTTACAAGCAATGGTGAAAGCCATGCACCATAGGGGGCCTGATGATAACGGTACTTGGGATGGGGGCAATGTGCATTTGGGCATGGCTCGCCTATCTATAATAGATTTGAGCGCAGCCGGCCATCAGCCTATGTTTTCGCCCGACGGACGTTATGTGATGGTTTATAATGGCGAAACCTACAGTTTTGCCGAAGAGCGTAAAAAACTCGAAGCCGAAGGGGTTAGTTTTATATCCCGTTCAGATACAGAAGTAATTCTTCACCTCTACATAAAATACAAAGAACAGTGCGTGAAATACCTTCGCGGTATGTTTGCATTTGCTGTGTGGGATAAGCAAGAAAATCAACTGTTTATAGCGCGCGACCATTTGGGAATTAAACCTTTGTTGTTTTCATACAACAACGGAGTATTGGTGTTTTGTTCAGAAATGAAGGGGATGCTGGCAAGTGGTTTAGTGCCACGTAAACTAAGCAAACAGGGACTATCGCTGTATCTTCAAAAAGGATACATAGCTCCGCCTTACACCGCTGTTGAGAATGTACAAATGCTGAAACCCGGGCACAGCCTTACCTGGAAAGTAGGGAGTGCACCCGTGATACGTCCCTATTGGGATATTGAAAAGAACCCCGTTGCTGCTAATTCATACAACGATGCTGTAAAAAGCGTGCGCCAAATGGTGCTGGATGCAGTTGATGAAGAATTGGTAAGTGATGTGCCGTTAGGGGTGTTTTTAAGCGGAGGGTTAGACTCGAGTGTAGTGGTAGGAGCAATGAAGGCTCTTGGCACTCCCAGAATAGATACTTTTTCGGTAGGTTTTGAGGCCGATGATTTGGACGAAACCACCGATGCTGAAGAAAGTGCCAAACACTTTGGTACCAACCATCACAAAGTAATTGTTGGAGATAGGGAAGTAACCGATGCGTTCGACCATTTTATATTTGGTATAGACCAGCCTTCGGTAGATGGATTAAATACCTATTTGGTATCAAAAGCCACAAAAAAGAATGTAACCGTAGCCCTTTCGGGTCTTGGCGGCGATGAGCTGTTTATCGGTTATAGCTGGCAACACAAGTTTCACAAAAGCCCGCAAAGTGCTAATATCATTGGTGGTTTGTTAGCTCCGTTTGGAGGGGCTGTAGCTGCAATGGGCAGCATCGGAAAGAAAGTAAAGGGTCGTTTTATTGATTATTCATCAACCCAACAATACTATAAAAACATTCACCGCCTGTATAGCGAAGAGTTTTTGCAAAGCAGCTTGCGAGCATCATTGGGTAGCGTTTCACACAGCGGATTGCTTGAAGAAACAGTTGAACAATACCCTTTGCAAAACGGTTATACCCGTTTACAACAAGTTGCAAAACAGGATTTGCGTTACTTTATGGGGGCACGTCTGTTGCGCGATAGCGATGCAGTAGCAATGGCACACTCATTAGAAGTGCGTTTCCCGTTAATAGATTACAGGTTGGTAGAATATGTTTGGAATTTACCCGATGCCTACAAAGTACACCACAACTTAGACATGGCAGCATTGAACAAGGGATTCGAACAAACTCTTAGCTATCGTGAAGGGGGAGTAAAGAAACTGTTGTTTGACGCGTTTGAAAGTGAATTACCGGCGAACTTTGATAAGCGTAGCAAACGCGGGTTTAAAATGCCGTTTGAAAAATGGATGCGTGGTTTGCTGGCCGATAGGGTAAACGAAGGTATCAGTAAATTATCGGGTGTAATATTTACCCCGCAAGCAACCCAAACATTGCTGAATAACTGGCAAAGCGGTAAAATGCCTTGGAATAAGGCTTGGGCTTTAGTAGTGCTGCAAGCATGGATGGAGCAAAATAAGATTGAGGTATAA
- a CDS encoding acyltransferase encodes MKKILGYIKALWLYAVKYYIVLKHYPKISIEGKFYLDKRCEFKLGKGSRLIIKGNLTLMGDVLIQARDNATISLGKHCVMNRFTTLIAHKGITLGDGVMLGENVKVYDNDHTIVGNKVMRRDFSVDPVFIGDGCWIANNAVVLKGSSMGPNTVVGALSLVSGKLDSDALYLGVPCRKMKKLEAEETTQQ; translated from the coding sequence ATGAAAAAGATACTAGGCTACATAAAGGCATTGTGGTTGTATGCGGTGAAATATTACATCGTATTAAAGCATTACCCTAAAATAAGCATTGAAGGTAAGTTTTACCTTGATAAACGATGCGAGTTTAAATTAGGTAAGGGCAGCCGTTTGATTATAAAAGGCAATCTTACTTTGATGGGCGATGTGCTGATACAAGCCCGTGATAATGCAACCATATCGCTTGGAAAACACTGCGTAATGAACCGTTTTACTACATTAATTGCCCACAAAGGGATAACCTTGGGCGATGGTGTAATGCTAGGCGAAAACGTGAAAGTGTATGATAACGACCATACCATTGTGGGGAATAAAGTAATGCGTCGTGATTTTTCGGTAGACCCTGTGTTTATCGGCGATGGTTGTTGGATTGCAAATAATGCCGTAGTGCTTAAAGGCAGTTCAATGGGCCCTAATACAGTTGTGGGTGCATTAAGCCTTGTATCAGGTAAATTGGATTCAGATGCCCTGTATTTAGGTGTGCCTTGCCGTAAAATGAAAAAATTAGAAGCTGAAGAAACTACCCAACAATAA
- a CDS encoding acyl carrier protein → MEDRVKEIMGAVFEVDPTTINETSSQDTIENWDSIRHMSLVVALEEEFGVQLTDDQIADMQSYKLVLLTLQEAQA, encoded by the coding sequence ATGGAAGATCGCGTAAAAGAAATAATGGGTGCAGTATTTGAAGTTGACCCTACTACAATTAACGAAACCAGCAGCCAGGATACAATTGAAAACTGGGACTCGATAAGGCACATGAGCCTTGTTGTAGCTTTGGAAGAGGAATTTGGTGTACAACTTACCGACGACCAGATTGCTGATATGCAAAGTTATAAACTGGTGTTGCTAACCTTGCAAGAGGCGCAAGCATAA
- a CDS encoding HAD-IIIC family phosphatase: MKTLIKYTDLLKENKRLKDELAGKPAVGFHILNNITVNMLKDVLEYNVRMMGVNPDVQVHDYDTIVQDSMVMADDKKAKIVFWELANYMPGLYYKADEMDNTQLQQLIDKVKNDINLVFGSLASSSIVFVNTFCATPFAEHDVRKSNLRIAEEVLNQYLEQQKPDNVFLVDVKRVYERYSLETCIDMRMFNSSKSLHTLAFFQGYVEEILPVLRSVMGKAKKALIFDCDNTLWGGILGEDGFEGIQMAEDGKGKPFHLVQRMAVELSKKGIIIGLNSKNNAADVDEVLEKHSDMYLRDEHIVIKKVNWQDKVSNLRQIAADLNIGIDSLVFIDDSNFEVNFIREQLPEVLTFQVPKAAHEYPAMIKEVSRLFYHHSQTKEDLERIKMYKQEQQRESQKDSFGNLEEYLSSLGIVIKIFKDDSSLIPRTAQMTQKTNQFNLTTQRYTENDIKQFIESPDYGVYVFEVSDKFGSYGITGLSIAKTIGTEAEFDSFLMSCRVLGRKIESSFLSYIIEDLKKSGVEKVTAKYSKTAKNAQVEPFYDNNGFEVLQQNDSEKHYSLALNNWQAVYPDFITIQLAESGVNA; encoded by the coding sequence ATGAAAACGCTTATAAAATATACCGACTTATTAAAGGAAAACAAACGCTTGAAGGACGAATTGGCGGGTAAACCTGCCGTTGGCTTTCATATACTCAACAACATCACAGTAAATATGCTGAAAGATGTGTTGGAATATAACGTGCGGATGATGGGGGTGAACCCCGATGTGCAGGTACACGACTACGATACCATTGTGCAGGACAGTATGGTAATGGCCGATGATAAGAAGGCCAAAATTGTATTTTGGGAACTGGCAAACTATATGCCCGGCCTATATTACAAAGCCGATGAAATGGATAATACCCAACTGCAACAATTGATTGATAAAGTTAAAAACGATATCAATTTAGTGTTTGGTAGTTTGGCATCATCATCAATAGTATTCGTGAATACATTTTGTGCTACACCCTTTGCTGAACATGATGTACGCAAAAGCAACTTGCGCATTGCCGAGGAGGTATTGAACCAATACCTTGAGCAGCAAAAGCCCGACAATGTATTTTTGGTGGATGTGAAACGTGTGTACGAACGCTACTCACTGGAAACCTGCATAGATATGCGGATGTTTAACAGCAGCAAAAGCTTACATACATTGGCATTTTTTCAAGGATATGTTGAAGAGATACTGCCCGTGCTGCGCTCAGTAATGGGCAAGGCCAAAAAAGCATTGATTTTTGACTGTGATAACACTCTTTGGGGTGGTATTTTGGGTGAAGATGGATTTGAAGGCATACAAATGGCTGAGGATGGAAAGGGTAAACCTTTTCATTTGGTGCAACGTATGGCTGTTGAATTGAGTAAGAAGGGCATAATAATAGGGCTGAATAGTAAAAACAATGCTGCCGACGTAGACGAGGTGTTAGAAAAGCATTCTGATATGTACCTGCGCGATGAGCATATTGTAATAAAGAAAGTAAACTGGCAAGATAAAGTTAGCAACCTGCGTCAAATTGCTGCCGATTTGAACATTGGCATTGATAGCTTGGTGTTTATTGACGACTCAAACTTTGAGGTAAACTTTATCCGTGAGCAGTTGCCCGAAGTACTTACTTTTCAGGTGCCTAAAGCCGCGCATGAATATCCTGCGATGATAAAAGAGGTGAGCCGTTTGTTTTATCATCACTCGCAAACCAAAGAAGATTTGGAGCGCATTAAGATGTATAAGCAGGAACAACAACGCGAGTCTCAGAAAGACAGCTTTGGTAACCTTGAAGAGTATTTAAGCTCGTTGGGTATCGTTATCAAGATATTTAAAGACGATAGCAGCCTGATACCCCGCACTGCTCAAATGACCCAAAAAACCAATCAGTTTAACCTCACTACCCAACGCTATACTGAGAACGACATCAAACAGTTTATTGAGTCGCCTGATTACGGAGTGTACGTATTTGAAGTGAGCGATAAATTCGGGTCGTATGGCATCACAGGGTTAAGTATCGCCAAAACCATCGGTACCGAAGCCGAATTTGACAGCTTTTTGATGAGTTGTCGTGTATTGGGTCGCAAGATTGAGTCTAGTTTCCTATCCTACATTATTGAAGATTTAAAGAAAAGCGGTGTTGAAAAAGTAACCGCCAAATACAGTAAAACAGCTAAGAATGCACAGGTAGAACCGTTTTATGATAACAACGGCTTTGAAGTGCTGCAACAAAACGACAGTGAAAAGCACTATAGTCTTGCACTTAACAACTGGCAGGCTGTTTACCCTGATTTTATAACCATACAATTAGCTGAAAGCGGCGTTAACGCCTGA
- a CDS encoding class I SAM-dependent methyltransferase — MSTQEDVKKYYDREYSGAGYAAGRMFPNEELMRFMGRNYFKMPFDERKNIKILEVGCGVCSNLWPLGKENFDIYGIDISAASLEWGKKMFERWGTDGELKAASMTELPYGDKVFDVLLDVLSSVCLDVKDFDKFLTEANRVLKPGAKMFCNTFSTGSEAFINHAPSVKIDEYTLDGIHRENSPYYGNFFPLRFETPEHITEMFNQHGFEVTYLELLTRTYYNRQEPFQLIVLEAFKRQDA; from the coding sequence ATGTCAACGCAAGAAGATGTAAAAAAATACTACGATAGAGAATATTCGGGAGCAGGTTATGCTGCCGGTCGTATGTTCCCAAACGAAGAGTTAATGCGCTTTATGGGACGCAATTACTTCAAAATGCCTTTTGATGAGCGTAAAAACATTAAAATACTTGAAGTAGGGTGTGGCGTTTGTAGCAATTTGTGGCCATTAGGCAAAGAAAATTTTGATATCTACGGCATCGATATTTCTGCTGCGTCATTAGAATGGGGAAAGAAGATGTTTGAGCGTTGGGGTACGGATGGCGAATTGAAAGCAGCAAGTATGACCGAATTGCCTTATGGCGATAAGGTTTTTGATGTTTTGCTTGACGTGCTTTCAAGCGTATGCTTGGATGTGAAAGACTTTGATAAATTCTTAACCGAAGCAAACCGTGTACTTAAACCGGGTGCAAAAATGTTTTGCAATACTTTTTCGACCGGTTCAGAGGCGTTTATAAATCACGCACCGTCAGTAAAAATTGATGAGTATACTCTCGACGGTATTCATCGTGAAAACTCACCGTATTACGGAAATTTCTTCCCGTTACGTTTTGAAACCCCTGAGCATATCACCGAAATGTTTAACCAACACGGTTTTGAAGTGACTTACCTTGAGTTGCTTACACGTACTTACTACAACAGGCAGGAGCCTTTCCAGCTGATAGTGCTTGAAGCGTTTAAGAGACAAGATGCTTAA
- a CDS encoding SDR family oxidoreductase, with translation MSKFESIQIGDFAEIVHTITDADIRKFVDLTGDDNKLHIDKEYASKTSFKKPVAHGMLGASFISTIIGTKIPGDGALWFSQSLEFLMPVRVGDTLTIRGEVTGKNTRENVIELKTEIYNQHKQKVTNGSAKVKVVEHEVEKAEEETTEDIGLKNALIIGASGGIGEAICKKLAKEGYNIGIHYNSNKSKADGLAESLSSETVKAQVIQGDLLTEKGVEHLVEQATRKLGHIDIVINASTVKFSNIKFDKLDWQDIDDHININIKANFLLLKHIVPQMKERKRGKIIFLTTQYTESTPPAELIHYITAKNALNGFAKALAIELGPFNVQVNLVSPGMTETELISDVPEKARLVAASKAPLRRLAKPTDVANVVAFLASSGSDYMTGETIRVNGGQTML, from the coding sequence ATGAGCAAATTTGAATCAATACAAATAGGCGATTTTGCTGAAATTGTACATACAATAACTGATGCAGATATCAGGAAGTTTGTTGACTTAACAGGAGATGATAATAAGCTTCATATTGATAAAGAATATGCATCAAAGACATCGTTCAAAAAACCTGTAGCCCATGGTATGCTGGGGGCTTCGTTCATATCAACCATTATAGGGACGAAAATACCCGGCGATGGTGCCTTGTGGTTTTCGCAAAGTCTTGAATTTTTAATGCCCGTTAGAGTGGGTGATACGCTTACCATTCGTGGTGAGGTAACAGGCAAAAACACCCGCGAAAATGTAATTGAGCTTAAGACTGAAATTTATAACCAGCACAAACAAAAAGTAACCAACGGTTCAGCCAAAGTAAAAGTAGTTGAACACGAGGTAGAAAAAGCTGAAGAAGAAACTACTGAGGATATTGGGCTTAAAAATGCGTTGATAATAGGTGCTTCAGGAGGGATTGGAGAAGCCATTTGCAAAAAACTGGCTAAAGAAGGATACAATATCGGTATACATTACAATAGCAACAAAAGCAAGGCCGATGGATTAGCCGAAAGTCTTTCATCTGAAACGGTGAAGGCGCAGGTCATTCAGGGGGATTTACTTACCGAAAAAGGAGTAGAGCATTTGGTGGAGCAAGCGACACGTAAACTTGGCCATATTGATATTGTGATTAATGCCTCAACAGTTAAATTCTCAAACATAAAATTTGATAAACTGGATTGGCAGGATATTGACGATCATATCAATATCAATATAAAAGCCAATTTCTTGCTGCTTAAACACATTGTGCCCCAAATGAAGGAGCGCAAACGCGGCAAAATAATCTTCCTGACCACTCAATATACCGAAAGTACTCCGCCTGCTGAGTTGATACATTACATCACTGCTAAAAATGCGCTGAACGGTTTTGCTAAAGCCCTTGCCATAGAGCTGGGGCCGTTTAATGTTCAAGTGAATCTTGTGTCGCCCGGTATGACAGAGACTGAACTAATATCTGATGTGCCTGAAAAAGCCCGATTAGTAGCAGCCAGCAAGGCTCCTTTACGTCGCTTGGCAAAACCCACCGATGTGGCTAATGTAGTTGCCTTTTTAGCATCGTCTGGAAGTGATTACATGACTGGCGAAACTATTAGGGTTAATGGCGGGCAAACAATGCTGTAA
- a CDS encoding PIG-L family deacetylase has translation MLESLRNKRIMVVVAHPDDELLGLGATMHRLIKDYGVTTHVVILGEGITSRSDVRDVAKWEAELATHRQNIKNAQAAIGYHTVSIYDFADNRFDTVALLDIIKVIEKEKTAFNPEVIFTHHGGDVNVDHQRTFEAVVTACRPMQHEKVKTIITFETPSGTEWRVSTDPRHFIPNFFVSVTEADVQAKIKGMESYEFEKRPYPHPRSPEALTIQAKRWGVAVGTDYAEAFNIARSIN, from the coding sequence ATGTTAGAATCACTAAGAAATAAACGCATAATGGTGGTAGTGGCCCACCCCGACGATGAATTGTTGGGGCTTGGAGCTACCATGCACCGTTTGATAAAAGATTACGGAGTTACTACTCACGTGGTAATTTTAGGAGAAGGTATCACCTCACGTTCTGACGTTCGTGATGTGGCTAAATGGGAAGCTGAGTTGGCTACCCACCGTCAAAACATAAAAAATGCGCAGGCAGCTATTGGTTATCATACTGTAAGCATTTATGATTTTGCCGACAATCGCTTTGATACCGTTGCCCTATTGGACATTATCAAAGTAATAGAAAAAGAAAAAACGGCTTTTAACCCTGAAGTGATATTTACTCACCACGGAGGGGACGTGAATGTTGACCATCAACGCACTTTTGAAGCCGTGGTTACTGCCTGTCGTCCAATGCAGCACGAAAAGGTAAAAACCATTATAACATTTGAAACCCCATCGGGTACTGAATGGAGGGTGTCTACCGACCCCCGTCATTTTATCCCTAATTTTTTTGTAAGCGTTACCGAGGCGGATGTGCAAGCCAAAATAAAGGGCATGGAAAGCTACGAGTTTGAAAAGCGACCATATCCGCATCCCCGTTCACCTGAAGCCCTTACCATACAAGCTAAACGCTGGGGTGTAGCAGTGGGTACTGATTACGCAGAAGCATTTAACATAGCAAGGAGTATAAACTAA
- a CDS encoding methionyl-tRNA formyltransferase: MGSSVKYILLTPKTWHTTLFRELSAQKPEEWLHIDRKEDFTVEKLNEVKPQYIFIPHWSYIIPKDIFENYTCVVFHMTDLPYGRGGSPLQNLIVNGHTETKISAIKVEEGLDTGPVYLKRPVSLYGTAEEIFIRMAVIIKGMIEEIIVNNTQPVAQQGEAVVFKRRKPEDSNIAQLETLEQVYDYIRMLDCEGYPNAFVEAGNFRFEFKRASLQGDESIIADVRITKK, from the coding sequence ATGGGAAGTTCTGTAAAATACATACTGCTCACACCTAAAACGTGGCACACTACCCTCTTTAGGGAACTTTCGGCACAAAAGCCCGAAGAGTGGCTGCATATTGACCGTAAAGAGGACTTTACGGTTGAAAAACTGAATGAGGTAAAACCCCAGTACATATTCATTCCCCATTGGTCGTATATCATTCCCAAAGACATATTTGAGAACTATACGTGTGTGGTATTCCACATGACCGATTTACCTTACGGACGTGGAGGTAGTCCGCTGCAAAACCTGATAGTAAACGGGCATACAGAAACAAAAATTTCTGCAATTAAAGTTGAAGAAGGGTTAGATACCGGCCCGGTTTACCTGAAACGTCCTGTTAGTTTGTACGGCACAGCCGAAGAGATATTTATCCGCATGGCTGTGATAATAAAGGGAATGATAGAAGAAATCATAGTAAACAATACACAACCTGTTGCGCAACAAGGCGAAGCGGTAGTATTTAAACGCCGCAAACCCGAGGATAGTAATATTGCCCAGCTTGAAACACTGGAGCAAGTGTATGATTACATCCGTATGCTGGATTGTGAAGGATATCCTAATGCCTTTGTTGAAGCAGGTAATTTTAGATTTGAGTTTAAAAGAGCTTCATTACAAGGTGATGAAAGTATAATAGCCGATGTTAGAATCACTAAGAAATAA
- the pseI gene encoding pseudaminic acid synthase: protein MKDIQIENITIGTGHKPFVIAEMSGNHNQSIERAIAIIDAAADAGAHAVKLQTYTPDTMTINAAGGLFDINDPDSLWKGRNLYDLYKEAHTPWEWHKPLFDHARKRGLMIFSTPFDESAVDFLEELGVGAYKIASFENTDWPLLKKVAATGKPVIMSTGLATITDLDEAVRTLRDAGCKDLVLLKCTSTYPATPENTHLATIPHMRELFKCHIGLSDHTMGIGAAVAAVALGARVVEKHFTLRRADGGVDSTFSIEPEELKNLVIESERAFLAMGQVFYGVQEAEKKSLRFKRSLYVVKDVKAGDTFTADNLRVIRPGDGMQPKFYETILGKTASRDIKAGTPLTWEVL from the coding sequence ATGAAAGACATACAAATAGAAAATATAACCATTGGCACAGGGCATAAGCCCTTTGTGATTGCAGAAATGTCAGGCAATCACAACCAATCTATCGAGCGGGCAATTGCAATTATTGATGCAGCGGCTGATGCCGGTGCTCATGCTGTGAAACTGCAAACCTATACCCCTGATACCATGACCATTAATGCGGCAGGAGGTTTGTTTGATATTAACGACCCCGATTCATTGTGGAAAGGCCGCAATTTGTATGATTTGTACAAAGAGGCTCACACCCCTTGGGAATGGCACAAACCCTTGTTTGACCATGCCCGTAAAAGAGGGCTAATGATATTTAGTACCCCGTTTGATGAAAGTGCCGTTGATTTTTTGGAAGAGTTGGGTGTTGGAGCCTATAAAATCGCTTCGTTTGAAAATACAGACTGGCCTTTATTGAAAAAAGTAGCCGCCACAGGTAAACCTGTTATTATGTCAACAGGGTTGGCTACCATTACCGACCTTGATGAAGCAGTAAGAACCTTGCGCGATGCAGGCTGCAAAGATTTGGTATTGCTAAAATGCACTAGCACCTATCCTGCAACTCCTGAGAATACTCACTTGGCTACCATACCTCATATGCGTGAGTTATTTAAATGCCATATTGGCCTTTCAGACCATACAATGGGGATTGGTGCAGCAGTTGCTGCGGTAGCATTGGGTGCAAGAGTGGTTGAAAAACACTTTACACTTCGTCGTGCAGATGGCGGGGTGGATAGTACTTTCTCTATCGAGCCGGAAGAATTAAAGAACCTTGTGATAGAGAGCGAACGTGCTTTCTTGGCGATGGGGCAAGTGTTTTATGGAGTACAAGAAGCTGAAAAGAAAAGCCTTCGTTTTAAACGTTCACTATACGTAGTGAAAGATGTAAAAGCAGGCGATACTTTTACTGCTGATAACCTTCGTGTAATTCGCCCCGGTGATGGGATGCAGCCAAAATTCTACGAAACCATTTTGGGTAAAACCGCTTCACGTGATATAAAAGCAGGAACACCGCTAACATGGGAAGTTCTGTAA